The nucleotide window TCTCACGTTGAGCTTCTGGGATGGTCCGGGACATGCGAACAACGGCGGCATCGAAGGCGGCACCGGCACCTGGCGCCTGACGGACAACGATTACTGGACCGATGCTTCCGGTTCGATCAACGCCTCGTACAGCAATAGCGCGTTCGCTGTCTTCGGAGGTACGGCGGGCGTCGTGACGGTGGACAATCACAACGGTCAGGTCAGTGCATCCGGCATGCAGTTCCAGACAGACGGCTATCGTGTGACGGGCGATGCGGTGGATCTGGCAGGCGGTGCGTCCACTATCCGCGTGGGTGATGGCACGGCACTCGGTGCGACCATGACTGCGACGATTGATGCGACACTGAGCGGGGCGGGCATGCTGGTGAAGGACGATCTGGGCACTCTGGTGCTCAGCGGTGCCAACACCTATAGCGGCGGCACGTCCGTGCATGCGGGTACTTTGCAGGTATCGGGTGACGGAAACCTCGGCGCTGCGGCGGGCGATCTTTCCATCGACGATGGCACCCTGCGCACGACTGCCAGCTTCCAGAGTGACCGCAACATCGGTCTGGGCGGCGCGGCAACGATCAGCACAGATGACGGCACCGCCTTGACGATTAGCCAGGGAATCGGTGGTACCGGTAGCCTGACCAAGAGCGGCGCAGGCGAACTCGTACTCGGCGGCGCTTCGACGTATGCCGGCACCACGACGGTGGCCGAAGGCAAACTTACCGCCGGTGCGGCAAATGTTTTCAACCAGGGCTCGGCGTTCACGGTCCTCCGTGGCGGCATTCTGAACCTGGACGGTCACGCGCAGACCGTTGCCGGATTGAATCACGCGGGCACCGTGCAGTTCGGCACGACGCCGGGCACGACGCTGACGGTGCAGGGCAACTACACCGGCCAGGGCGGCACCTTGCTGCTCAACACGGTTCTCGGTGGCGACTCGTCGACGACCGACAAGCTCGTCGTCACCGGCGATACCGCGGGCAACTCGAACATTCGCGTCAACAACGTCGGCGGCGGCGGCGCGCAAACCGCGCAGGGCATCAAGCTGATCGAAGTGCAGGGCGCCTCCAGCGGTACGTTCGCGCTGCAAGGCGACTACGTGTTCCAGGGCGACCAGGCGGTTGTCGCGGGTGCGTACTCGTACCGTCTGTACAAGGGCAGCAGCGATGCCACCGACGGCAACTGGTATCTGCGCTCCGCGTTGACCCATGGCCCGACTGATCCCACCGACCCGACGGACCCGGTCGATCCGCCGCTGTATCAGCCGGGTGTGCCGCTGTACGAGGCCTATGCCGGCATCCTGCAACAGATCAACTCGCTGGGCACCTTGTTCCAGCGCACCGGTGATCGCCTGTGGGCGGGTTCGGAGAAGGCCAGCGACGGCGGCATGACGCCGGGCGAAGGCCTGTGGATGCGTGTCGAAGGCGGCGATCAGACCTTCAAGCCCAACAGTTCCACCAGCGCGACCCGCTATGACATCTCCAGCTGGAGGGCCGAGGCAGGCATCGACACGACGATGAGCGAAGGCGAAGATGGAAAACTCGTTGGCGGCGCTACGCTGCAGTACGGTCGATATCACTCCAACGCACGTTCCGTGTACGGCCAGGGTCGCCTCAAGTCGGATGGCTATGGCGTGGGTCTGAGCCTGACCTGGTATGGCAGCAACGGTGTATACGTCGATAGCCAGGCGCGCTGGACGCGCTTCGACACCGACCTGCAATCCACCACGCTCACCAGGCTGCTGGAAGATGGCAGCAAGGCCAACGGCTACGCCGTCGGCGTCGAAGTGGGCCAGCGCATCGCGCTGAGCGATCGGTGGTCGATCATTCCGCAGGCGCAGCTGAGCTACGGCAAGGCGAGCTTCGACAGCTTCGATGACGCCTTCGGTGCGCATGTGTCGCAAAAGCAGGGCAACGCCACGGTGGCTCGTGCCGGTGCCGTATTCGACTACCAGAGCTCGCATGTTGGCACGGGTGGTACCGTGGCCACTCATGTCTACGCGATCGCGAACCTGTATCACAACTTCGGCGATGGAGCCCGCGTCAACGTGGCCGGCACCGACTTCACCACGCGCAATGAGCGACTGTGGGGCGGCTTCGGCCTGGGCACGGCGATGGATTGGGCGGGTGGTCGCTATTCGGTGTTCGGCGAAGTGCAGGCGTCCACAAGCATGAAGCACTTCGGCGATTCGCATGCGCTCAACGGTACGCTGGGTTTCCGAATGAAGTGGTAATGGCGTGAGCAAAGCCGGGCAGGGCGAAGCCTTGCCCGGTTCCCGCGCCTTTCAGAACTTGCTGTGCTCCACCTGCCGCTCGCGATGCATCAGGGTCCACTCTGCATGCTCGGTGAGAGCAGCATCGCCCAGCGAACGAAGGATGTCCCGGCGCTCGCCGGGATCGCGCGTTCGATCAATGGCGGCCCGTGCGCCTTTGAAGATGCGCTCCATGAAACGGTACTGACGAATCAGCTCCTTGTCGGCCTTGCGGTAGGCGTAAGCCTCGCGTACAGCGGCGATGATCGACAGCATCGCCATGGCCATGACGAGCATGGTCTTGGTTGTTTCAGGCAGACGTAGCGCAAAAATGGCCAGGAACGCACTGATGGCGACGCCCGCCCAGAGGCTGATCAGGCCGATCGTCTCCGTGATGTGGTGCAGGCCGCTGCTCTCAAGTGTTTTGCGTTCGAAGTAATGCAGCTGGCCGGATTTTCCTGATTCGCCCACCCATTCGTTGATGACCGCATCGAGCGCTTCGGGTGTTGGGCGCGATGGAGGGTGCAGTCCCATCGCGCGCATGACGTTGCGTATCCAGCCCAGTTCGATGTTCTGCTTCTGCAGGAAATTGTCGTGCGCAAACTCGTGGTCGGTGCTCTTGGAGATGCCGGCCTTGCGCCAGTAAGACTGGATGCGAAGACCCTCGGCCAGCGCGCGATAGTCGAGGTATTTGCGATGCCACTCGCGGCGTCGCGCGAGGATGGCCACGATGCCGCCTATCGCGAAAAGCAAAAGGAACAGGTAGATCATGCTGTTCTGCGCCTGCAGGTGCGCATAGAACGTAAAGGCGATGCCCATCAGCGCAGCCAGCGTGAAGGTGACCCTCAGGGCCATCAGCACACGCTTCTGGAAATGAAGCGCCAACCAGTCCGCGAAATGAAACAACTCCTCGACCGGCTCGGTCGCGTGACGGCCGCACGTTTCCTCGACGGTGTCGCGGTACTTTTCGCAGTCGTCGTTGAAGGCCACCATGTGCCGGAACATCAGATGGAAGTCTGCCGGCATGTCGGCGAGTGATGACGCTTCGTTGCCGGTTAGCCACCGGGCCTCCAAAGGGGCCACACCCTGGGCGATGGGTTGCTCGGCATCTACGCGCGAGCAGGCGATGTGATAGAGCAGATGCTCGTCGCCGCCACCCAGGACATGCCGTGCCTGACGATGGTGCTCGATGATGCCGGGCAGGGTGCCATGCAAGTAGTACTTCACAATCTGCCCGGTGCCGCCAAGACGCCCCGAATCGTTGCCATCCCAGATGGCCACCATGATGTGGGAGTGGCTGGCGATGAAGACGCCGGCTTTGGCGTACTGACGGTCACGCGCTTCGCCGGCTGTCTGCAGGGCTTCGCGCGACTGGCTTTTCAGCAATGGCAGGCGGATGGTGTCGGCCCTATCGCATAGGGCGCTGAAGGTATCCCTGACATCCGGATCCTTGAAATCCTCGGCGTACATCTCCTTGGGTAGCGGCAACGGCACCACCAGACGGGCCCCTGCCGCCAACGCTTCGGCGGCAAAGAGCTGGTCGCCGCCTTCGGCCAGCGAAGACATCGCTACTAGCGACAGGCCTGGAAACTCGTGTGTGAGGTAGGCGAAAAGCTCGCGCACGCGCGCCCGAATGGGCTCGATTTCGTCAGCGGAAAGGTTACGGTGGCTGGTGACGCCAATAACCAAGGGGGTCATGGAGGTCTCCGCAGGGGTCGGCCCGGAGGCTGGCCACCCCCCATGCCTTCCCGGGCGCCTTGCCGTCTCCTGGACAGACTAGCACTCAAAGTGTGATATACATCACATAATTAGCCCGTCCCGGCTCGGGGTCAGCCAGGGCGGCATTCCTTATGCCGGGCGGAAGCCCGTGCGGAGGAAAGCGGACCACCAGCCGGGGGAGGGCTGGATGTGATGCCAAGCGCGGCCCCATCCACGCCGGCGCCGGACTTCCGGTACCGCGCGTTCATCAGCTACAGCCACCACGATGCCGCGTGGGCCGAATGGCTGCACAAAGCCCTGGAAACTTACCGCATCCCTTCGCGGCTGGTGGGATCGATCACATCGGCGGGGAAGGTGCCCCGGCGCCTGACACCTGTTTTTCGCGACCGTGACGAACTGGCATCGGCGACCGATCTGTCGGGGAAGGTCAATGAAGCACTGGCCGAATCCGCCAACCTAATCGTGATCTGTTCGCCGCATTCGGCGAATTCGCGATGGGTGGAAGAGGAGGTCCAGGCATTTCGTCGCCTGCGACATCCCGACCGCATCTTTTGCCTGTTGGTAGAGGGTGAGCCACAGGCCGAGGAGTGTTTCGTGCCGGCCTTGCGACCCGGACGCAACCACAGGGCCGAACCCATCGCAGCCGACGCGCGCAAAGACAAGGACGGCAAGCGCAACGCCAAGCTCAAGTTGATCGCGGGCATGCTGGATGTCAGCTACGACAGCTTGCGTCAGCGCGAACTCCAGCGCCGCATCCGGCGCTTGACGGCGATCGCCGCCGCGGCGCTGTTCGTCATGGCCGTTACCACGCTGCTGGCGATTGCAGCGTTGTTTGCCCGGCATTCGGCCGTCGTCGCACGCGCCGATGCAGAGCGACGCCAACGCCAGGCCGAAACCCTGGTCGACTTCATGCTTGGCGATCTTGCCGAAAAGCTCGATCAGGTTCGCCGCCTCGACATCATGGAAGACGTCGATACCAAGGCGATGCAGTACTTCGCTTCGATGCCCAACACGGATGTCACGGACCAGGTGCTTGCACAGCGGGCGAAGGTGCTCGAGCGCATTGGCAGCGTGCGCCAGTCACAAGGTCATCTGACGGATGCGATCGCCTCGTTCCAGGCCTCGTCCAAACTGGCGAAGTTGCTCAGCATGCGAGCACCCAACGACACGGATCGCGAGCTGCAGTATGCGCGCACGTTGTCCTACATCGGCCAGGCGCGCTGGTTTCAGGGTGAGCTCGATCAGGCGCGCAAGGCCTTCGATGAAGCACGGATGGTCCTGACACGCGCCGGCCGGCAGAAGCCGCTCGACCTCGAGCTGCTGTTTGAGCTTGAGATGGTGGAGAACAACATCGGCCACGTGCTCGAAGCCGAAGGGCGCCTCGACGAAGCGATGGCCGCTTATCGCAGCGCGCTGCAGTTGTCTGGGCAATTGGTCGCGGCCGATCCCGAGCGTGCCGAATGGGTGGTCGAGCTCGGCGGCGCGCACAACAACCTGGGCAAGCTGGCCTTGCTCGATGGCGACCTGATCACGGCCGTCGCCGAATACAGCGCCGATGACGCCATCGAATCCCGGCTCTCAGCGAAGCACCCGGAGGACAACGGCCAGCGCGAATCCATGCTCACGGTGCGCGCCATTCTCGGCCGCACCCTGGCGCTGGCCGGATCGCACGAGGCGGGTGCGCAGATGCTGCGCCAGTCGGTCGACATGGCCAACACCTTGATGACCTCCAATCCCCAGAACAACGACTTCCGCGAGAACCACGCGCGCTACGCCACGCAACTGGCGCGCCTGGAGCGCCTGGCAGGACATCAGGCCGTCGCGGCCGGGCTCACGGGACCCGCGCTGGACATACTCGAGGCACTTGCCCGCCAGAATGCGAGCAATGCGCGGCTTCAGCGTGAACTTGCCGAGGCACGCCTGGAGTCCGCGGCGCAACAGCTAAAGGCGGGCAAGACGGCCGAGGCACGAGCACAGGCGCAAGCGGCGTCCGACACGCTGGAGCCCTTGCTCGCGACTCAACCCAACGACCGCGCCATCCTGCTCGCCGCTTTGACATCACGGCTCTTGCTGGCCGCCACGTCCACGCGACCGGACGAAGCACGAAGACACTACGTTGCCGTCAACGCCGCCGTCCTTGCGCAAACCAGCGGGCGGGGCGATCCGCGCATGCGCGCCCTGCAAGTGGAGGCGCTGCTCAAGCTGGGTCGCAAGACCGACGTGGAGCCCACCATTCACCACCTTTGGGAAAGCGGTTTCCGCGATCCCGCCTTTCTGGAGGCACTCGCGCGAGCCCAGATCAACTACCCCGTGAATACCGCATTCCGCAAGCACCTGCTCGCGGACAACGTGGTGGCGCATTGATCCGGACGAGCGGGGCAGAGCACGAGACGAGCAGGGAAGTCACCCGTTCATTCCACCATCACCTGGAGAACAGCCATGCAGTCCCGCGAAGCCAAGCAAATCGTCATCGACGTCGAACTCCACCACGACTACAAGCATCCCGATGCGAAAGGCCATGACGACCTCAACATGCTCGTCATCAACCAGGGCAAGCATCATCACAGCTTCGCCAAGTGCGGGACCAACGACGGACCGCACACCATTACCTGGCGCCTGACGGGCAATGCCAGCGAAGGCGAGTTCTGTGGCCTGGACGAGAAAGACAATCCCGGCTTTTGCTGGCTGATTCGCCAGCCGAACGGGAAGGTGTTTCAAAAGCTCCGCGTCAACGACAAGACCATCAGCATCGAAAACCACCATCACCATCAGGACACTGAAGGCCACTGGCACTACCAGCTTTTTGCGCGGGTGAACGGACAGGTTTACGGCGTGCCGCTGACGTTTGCTTGCGGGTTTGCGATGAGCACGAATCCGTCGATCAAGAACACCTGAGTGCAGCCAGCGCCTCGCCAAGGTCGTTACTTTTCAGCTTCAAGCTCAGTGCGCGCCACGGCGAGGCGCTTCTTCTGATCCGACGTGATTTTCGGGTAATCGAGATCGAGCTTGGCCACCGCCTCGACGATGGCCGCGGCAACGACAAGCCGCGTAAACCATTTATTGTCGGCAGGAACCACATACCAGGGTGCTGCTTTGGATGCGGTGGCACGAATCGCTGATTCGTACGCTTCCATGTAATCGTCCCAGTACTGACGCTCCTTGACGTCGGACGCCGAGAACTTCCAGTGCTTCTCGGGTTTGTCGAGGCGCTTCATGAAGCGCTTTTTCTGCTCATCACGCGATACATTCAAATAGAACTTCAGGATCACCACACCCTGGCGACTCAGGTAATCCTCGAAACCGGCAATATCGGAAAGACGCTCGCGCCAGATGTCATCGCTGACAACCGAGGAGGGCAGGTTCTGCGCCTTGAGCAACTCCTGATGTACGCGAACGACGAGTACGTCTTCGTAATAGGAACGGTTGAAGATGCCTATGTGTCCGCGCCTGGGCGTTTTCGAGTGATACCGCCAGAGGAAGTCGTGAGCAAGCTCCTCGGATGATGGCTGCTTGAATGACTGAACGCTGCAACCCTGAGGATTCACGCCGGACATAACGTGCTTGATGGTGCCGTCCTTGCCCGCCGCGTCCATGGCCTGGAACACCAGTAATACGGACCAGGAACTTTGTGCATAAAGCACATCCTGTTCCAGGGCCAGCCATTCCGATCCACGCTCCAGGAGCTCGACGGCATCGTCCTTGTCCATCTTCAATCCCTGGGTGTCGCCCGGATCAAAGTCCTTCAGGCGGAAGCCTTTGCCATCGACCACGCGAAAAGGTTTGGTATACCGCCGGAGGGTTTCCAGCATTTCTTTGCGTTGCATGGAGATGCTCCTGCAGACGAACGTGGACCGGCAGCGACACCAGGCGCGTTCTTGAACCAGGCGCGCCGGCGCTGAGCGACATGCTCCCAAGAGAACTTCACTCTACAAACTGACCGAGTTCAAGGTCGCAAAACTACTTAGGCCCGGTTACGTGGTGGCACGATCAGGCGACTACAGATGGGCAAGTGAAAGCTCGACTCGAGTCAGAGCGCAGGAGCCACGCCGGGGGGGCTAAGGAGCAAGGCCAGCTGTTGGGGGAATGGGAGAAGGCAGGACTCTGGGGTGTGGTCTGCGGCTGGCCAGATAGGCCTATTTCGTATTTGACATAATATACATTATGCGCAATTAAGGATGGCGGTTCTCAGGGTCACGGTTGTCGCCATCCTCTTAATTCCGTCGTTTGTCCGCTAATCGTGTCATCTCCGCTTATTCGGTCATCCTTTGACACCGCGCTACTTTCCTACGCGGTTGCGCCGGTTGCCGGTGGAATCGGCAAGACCAACTAACAGAGTTCCGCAGGAAAAGGATTCAGGCGGACCAACTCCTGCTGGAGCGTCGCCGAACCGCAATGGTCATTTTTTCTTGGGCATGTCGTGTACGAGCTGATGCAGGCTTTTGCCAGTGCGCTCACGGACGGTCTCGAGTTTGGCATCCGATCGAATGCCTGCGGCAAACCCCTCGCCGTACTCGCGCCGCAAGGTGGCCACCTTGGTGTCGCCCCGTTTCTGGCGGATTTCACCGGCCTTCGGTGGGTTTTGGTCGCGGGTACGGCCATCCAGTCCGCGCGGTAGCTTGGTCGCCATGCATCGCTCCTTAGATAGAGTGGTTTTTGTCGCAGCCCAGGCAGCGCCGATACGCGCCCCAGCGCCCGTGGCGTTCGCGGCCTAACAGGCAATCACATACATAGCACGTGTCCGTGCGGCCTTGTCGCCAGCGGAGCAGCCGAACCATTTGAACAAGGTAATACAGCGCACTGGCACCCACGCCAAGCGCTACAAGGATAGCCGGCAGATTGGGCCAGGCCGGTGCGCCGCCCACGGCTACCGGCAGATCCGACAAGACCTTGGCCGGTACGGCCACCAGTAGCGCGGCCATTAGCGGCACCACACTCGGCATCAATAGACGGGCGCACATCCGAGATACGTACGACATCCGAGCTTTCTCCCCGTAAGTTCGCCGGGATCGTGGCGGATTTCGATCTCAAATCTCGCGACAACCCAACACCGTCGATGAGTCCGTATGCAATGGCTGGATGCGATCGATAGTCTTTGGTCGCTGTGGCCGATCGAGGCGCCATCAGGATTGCGCGGCGAGTCATGGGTTCGCGCATGAAGATATTGCCACAACCCATTGAAAATAAGAAATATATTGCATTATTTAAAATAGCCAATAATGGCACTTATTCGCTATCATGGGTTGTCGCCGCCGCCTGGCGCGCCCCGGGGATGCCCGTCATGACCGAGCCAACCACCCTTCCCCTTCGCGTCGTCGATGCGCTGCAGGAGCTGACCGCGGTGCCGGCGATCGCGCCCGACATTCATGCACCACGCCCGGCGATGGCCGCTTCGGTCGAGGCCGTGCTCGAGCGACTTGCCAGCTGGTCCGCGGACTTCGCCGAAGGCAGCGCACCGGCGACGGTAAAAGCGGTCCGCTCGGACTGGACGCAGTACCTGGCGTGGTGTGAAACGAGCAGGGCCACTCCCCTGCCCGCCTCCGTCGAGCAACTCGAAGCGTTCTTGTCGGCCGCCATCGACAAGGGGCGCAAGCGCGCCACGGTGGATCGCTATCTGTATACCGTCGGTCTGGTGCATGTCGCCGCGGGTTTGCCGAGTCCGTCTAAGGATCCAGATTGGCCGGTCAAATGGAAGAAACTGATTCGGCGCCTCAAGACCACCGGTGGCCATGCCCGCAAGCAAGCCGGCGAACTGGATAGCGCCGGCATCCAGACCATCCTCGTCTCGCTGGGTGACAGCCCCCGCGATCTGCGCGATGCGGCGTTACTGTCAATCGCCTCGGACACCTTGTGTCGCGAGTCGGAGCTGGTCGCCATTTGCGTCGAGCACCTGCATCACAACCGCCGACGTAACGCCTGGTCCCTGCATGTGCCGTTCTCCAAGACCAACCAAGACGGCGCGGCGCCGGACTATCGGTTTGTGAGCCAGGAGACAATGGCACGGGTGCGCGCGTGGCAAGCGGCGTCCGGCATCGACGAGGGTGCCCTCTTCCGATCCACCGGCGGGCGGCCGAAGGCCGGCGGTCATTCCGAAGATGCGTTGCTACCCCAAGAGGTGGCGCGGATCTTCCGGCGGCGAGCCAAAGCGGCCGGCTTGGAAAATGCGGCGAGCATCAGTGGGCATTCCGCGCGAATTGGCTCCGCTAACGACCTGGCCGAGCACGGGGCAACGGGAACGCAAATTCAGCAAGCGGGCGGCTGGAAAACGGACCGCATGGTGACCTGCTACACCCGTCGATCTCAGGCCGGCTCGGGGGCGATGGCGGCTCTTCGCGCGATGCGTAAGGACGGAATGCTGCCACATGACTCCCCCTCACCCTCGGTGGAAGAAGAGAAGTAGCGCTCTCAGATTGTATGATCGGTCTAGTGCGAGATAGGGACTATAGGGGCTCGCCGGTTAACGAGGGGAACCATGGATATATCCGTTGACCTGCTGCCACAGGCAGCCAGGATTGTGAAGTACGTAACAACCCAGCCGCTCTGGGTGCTCATTACGGAGGCGACAGTCATATTGGGGACTGCCGCCAAATGGGTGAAGCCTATCGCTCGCTTTGTTGAATGGGCTCATGGTCGGAGAGCCATCGCTATCGCGGAATCACTGAAGCGGATGACTCATGTCGCCAGCTTTAACGATGCAGAGATTCGCGAAGCAGTTCAACAATACATTACCCCGGACGCCTCCAACGTCGACCCTACCGATGACGATGATCTTCGTGATTTCGCCTCCGTTCGCGAAGGCATCTTCGCGGTGGTGGAGCGCGCACTATCCGCTGGCAGCAGTGCGCGCCTCCTCATTCTGGCCGATTCAGGCATGGGGAAAACTACGCTGCTGTTGAATATCTTTGCACGCGAGCTCAAAAAGCCTGCCAAGCGTCGTCGAGAGATGGCATTAGTGCCACTTGGCAGAGCGGATGCCGACGAGCAAATCAAGGCGGTTACCGATAAGCGCAACACTATCCTGCTTCTGGATGCCCTTGATGAGGACACGCAAGCCATTGACGATCACAAGTTGCGCCTGCAACAGATCATGGGACTGTCGGCGGATTTCAAATCAGTCATCATGACATGCCGAACGCAGTTCTTCGCCAATGACAAGACTATCCCAACCACCTCTGGCGTGGCGCGAGTTGGCCCTAAGAAGGCAGGAACACAGGGATCCCAACATTTTCAACGAATGTATCTGCTGCCCTTTACTCCGCGGCAGATTGATGAGTACCTGCGGACAATCACGCCTTGGTATGGGTTGCGAAAGCGCCGCCGAGCTCACCATCTAGTTGCCCGCATCCCTGAGTTGACTGTTCGCCCGATGCTGCTTGGCTTGTTGCCAGACTTACTCAGGCGAGAGGATGAATTCAGCGAACTCTGGGACCTCTACCATTTCATGGTGGACAGCTGGCTGATGCGTGAAAGCCACTGGATCGAACCCCAAGAGCTATTGGGAGTTTCAAAAAAAGTGGCCGTCGATATATACCTAAATCGATACGCCCGGCGGTCGGAGCGGTTGTCGTTGGACGATCTCGCTGTCCTGCTCGAAAGAAGTTCTTCGAGCATCGAGACCTGGAAGCTCACTGGTCGCTCACTTCTCAATCGCGACTCGGCTGGAAACTACAAATTCGCTCATCGAAGCATCATGGAGTTCTTGTTCGTTGCCGCACTCGTCGGTGGCAGTGACGAATGTGCTTCTGTGATGTGGACTGACATGATGCGTGACCTATTCTTGAGCTGGGGTCGCAGCGCCAGCGACGAGGCCAGTCTTGCAAGGGCTCAGTGCTTGCTTGAGCAAATTGGCCTGTCAGACACCGGTATTTTCCCCATTGTCGAGACATACGAACCTGCCACACGCATTGAGGCGCAGTGGGTACGCCGAGCGGTGGGGCGGTCGACAGACATGCGGGCAAAAGCAGGCATTCCGACAGCCTGGCGGAAATGGACGAGCCGCGTGATCGAGCGTCAAAATGTCGTGCGTGCGTACGAGTTTTCAGAGGGGTTGGTTTGGCAGTGCGTGGACATGCGGACAACGCCAGATCCGGAAGTGTTTCGCGTCCATCGAAAAGAGGATCAGTACCTGGATCGAAAGCACTGTGAATGGACGCGCCCCACCTTGGCGGAATTCTATTCATTGACCCAAGTGCTAGTCGCACATGATGCCTTCCCGCTACATGAAGATGATCTCTATTGGCTCCGAGACGAAGACACACAGAACCTGGCCATGGCGCGATTGCGGCGAACAGGCAAAGAGCCAGCCGCCGTTGCCGAGTTTCGTGATGGTGCCCGTCTTATCGTTGCCAACGTCGCCAGCATCACGGAAGACTGGGCGTTGGATGTTTACGCGGTACCGAAGGTTCAAGGGCGAGCGCAAGGGCGGCAGCACTACCCTGTCGCGACAATGGCGCTTCAGGTCGTCGTGTGGCGTGGGCGTGCAGAGGATCGCTGGACCACAGAAGCCCGCGATCCTGACTGGAGCATGAGGAACCAGGCAAGCAGGTCACGGTGATTGACTATAAGCTGCTACGGATCGGGTCAGTTCGCTCAACTAGCAGGCGCTTCACTCAATTAAAACCTCATGAGTCAGTGACTAACAGTCCAGATTAACTTCGCCTGCTGTGCCGCCACGCCATCATTCGCGGCCGCCATTATCTGCTTCACATTGATCACCTCATCATCCCTGTTTAGGGCGGCCGCCGATAACCCTGGCTGCACGGCAAAAATTGTCAACTCGACATCGATGGGCTCAATCTGCTGTATTAGATCTATTGTCTCGTCACGATCGCCGACAAGGAATGTCGAGAAGCCTCCGCCGGCGCGGGGCGCGGTACGGCGCGTAATGTGCCGCTCCAACTGTTCTCGATTTAGAAAGCGGACAGACTTAACGGCTTGGCCTGCAAGTTCATAAACGTCATCAACACGCCCGGCGGACGGCACACCGCCAGCTCCTTTGCAGTGATGTAATTCGATCAGTAGTCGCCCATTGGCGAGCAGTCGACCAAGTATAAAGTCCGCAGCCTCGCCGCTTCGATGGTCGAATATTAGAAATGTCGGTTGCGAAGCGAGCAGCTGGTCTTGAAGGAATCGCTGTACGGTTTGCCGAGCTGGATTCGCCGTGTCGAATTCAACTTGAATGTCGCAGCCATTCCAGTCTCTGGGTGCGAGTGCGTCTTCCCGAAGAATCGCGCGGCCGAGCGTGCGAGTGAGGGTTCCCTCACTAAAACTGGATAGATCCTTCGTAAAAAACGTAAGTGGATCAGCCTCAAGCCAATCTGCAATCGGCGTGTACTCGTGCTCCCGACTCTCAACATAAAGCTCCGCGCCTGCGTCGCGTATCGTTGTGAAGTAACTTGGAGATATTGAGGGCGAGAACGTTAGTCGGCAGCTCCAGTTTTCGTATACCAGATCGACCGACAGGCAGGCCTGGTCCGGCGAGACATCAACAACTTGCAGTCCGCAGTCAAGCAGATTCACGACTATATGATCATCGCCACGTTGCCAGCGAGCTCGAGGTCCGACGCGATATGTAT belongs to Dyella terrae and includes:
- a CDS encoding DUF4231 domain-containing protein — encoded protein: MTPLVIGVTSHRNLSADEIEPIRARVRELFAYLTHEFPGLSLVAMSSLAEGGDQLFAAEALAAGARLVVPLPLPKEMYAEDFKDPDVRDTFSALCDRADTIRLPLLKSQSREALQTAGEARDRQYAKAGVFIASHSHIMVAIWDGNDSGRLGGTGQIVKYYLHGTLPGIIEHHRQARHVLGGGDEHLLYHIACSRVDAEQPIAQGVAPLEARWLTGNEASSLADMPADFHLMFRHMVAFNDDCEKYRDTVEETCGRHATEPVEELFHFADWLALHFQKRVLMALRVTFTLAALMGIAFTFYAHLQAQNSMIYLFLLLFAIGGIVAILARRREWHRKYLDYRALAEGLRIQSYWRKAGISKSTDHEFAHDNFLQKQNIELGWIRNVMRAMGLHPPSRPTPEALDAVINEWVGESGKSGQLHYFERKTLESSGLHHITETIGLISLWAGVAISAFLAIFALRLPETTKTMLVMAMAMLSIIAAVREAYAYRKADKELIRQYRFMERIFKGARAAIDRTRDPGERRDILRSLGDAALTEHAEWTLMHRERQVEHSKF
- a CDS encoding TIR domain-containing protein, which translates into the protein MPSAAPSTPAPDFRYRAFISYSHHDAAWAEWLHKALETYRIPSRLVGSITSAGKVPRRLTPVFRDRDELASATDLSGKVNEALAESANLIVICSPHSANSRWVEEEVQAFRRLRHPDRIFCLLVEGEPQAEECFVPALRPGRNHRAEPIAADARKDKDGKRNAKLKLIAGMLDVSYDSLRQRELQRRIRRLTAIAAAALFVMAVTTLLAIAALFARHSAVVARADAERRQRQAETLVDFMLGDLAEKLDQVRRLDIMEDVDTKAMQYFASMPNTDVTDQVLAQRAKVLERIGSVRQSQGHLTDAIASFQASSKLAKLLSMRAPNDTDRELQYARTLSYIGQARWFQGELDQARKAFDEARMVLTRAGRQKPLDLELLFELEMVENNIGHVLEAEGRLDEAMAAYRSALQLSGQLVAADPERAEWVVELGGAHNNLGKLALLDGDLITAVAEYSADDAIESRLSAKHPEDNGQRESMLTVRAILGRTLALAGSHEAGAQMLRQSVDMANTLMTSNPQNNDFRENHARYATQLARLERLAGHQAVAAGLTGPALDILEALARQNASNARLQRELAEARLESAAQQLKAGKTAEARAQAQAASDTLEPLLATQPNDRAILLAALTSRLLLAATSTRPDEARRHYVAVNAAVLAQTSGRGDPRMRALQVEALLKLGRKTDVEPTIHHLWESGFRDPAFLEALARAQINYPVNTAFRKHLLADNVVAH
- a CDS encoding polyphosphate kinase 2 family protein — encoded protein: MQRKEMLETLRRYTKPFRVVDGKGFRLKDFDPGDTQGLKMDKDDAVELLERGSEWLALEQDVLYAQSSWSVLLVFQAMDAAGKDGTIKHVMSGVNPQGCSVQSFKQPSSEELAHDFLWRYHSKTPRRGHIGIFNRSYYEDVLVVRVHQELLKAQNLPSSVVSDDIWRERLSDIAGFEDYLSRQGVVILKFYLNVSRDEQKKRFMKRLDKPEKHWKFSASDVKERQYWDDYMEAYESAIRATASKAAPWYVVPADNKWFTRLVVAAAIVEAVAKLDLDYPKITSDQKKRLAVARTELEAEK
- a CDS encoding tyrosine-type recombinase/integrase, coding for MKILPQPIENKKYIALFKIANNGTYSLSWVVAAAWRAPGMPVMTEPTTLPLRVVDALQELTAVPAIAPDIHAPRPAMAASVEAVLERLASWSADFAEGSAPATVKAVRSDWTQYLAWCETSRATPLPASVEQLEAFLSAAIDKGRKRATVDRYLYTVGLVHVAAGLPSPSKDPDWPVKWKKLIRRLKTTGGHARKQAGELDSAGIQTILVSLGDSPRDLRDAALLSIASDTLCRESELVAICVEHLHHNRRRNAWSLHVPFSKTNQDGAAPDYRFVSQETMARVRAWQAASGIDEGALFRSTGGRPKAGGHSEDALLPQEVARIFRRRAKAAGLENAASISGHSARIGSANDLAEHGATGTQIQQAGGWKTDRMVTCYTRRSQAGSGAMAALRAMRKDGMLPHDSPSPSVEEEK